One stretch of Thermococcus sp. 21S9 DNA includes these proteins:
- a CDS encoding nucleotidyltransferase domain-containing protein, whose amino-acid sequence MPREKVVRVWDEREIIYTPKRWRYLWEKREKALKIMERLSQFDPLLYGSVARGDVRRDSDIDIFIPIRVPSYLIELALEGLVRRRKIVMATPWHLIKGVIEIDEETTVTFPLIEPTDRELDFYRWGGAVDLWGVKTKERVPGVNKKLILIIPTERGHIEREVVGRESEVAKTLGVSVDIVTERVHVLTRRDAIGRTGIYLNEEVPDWMTFEEALKIIADRDPNVRRKVRERGGI is encoded by the coding sequence ATGCCGAGGGAAAAGGTAGTCCGCGTCTGGGACGAGAGGGAAATCATCTACACCCCAAAGAGATGGCGCTACCTCTGGGAGAAGCGCGAGAAGGCTTTGAAAATAATGGAGCGCCTGTCCCAGTTCGACCCCCTGCTCTACGGAAGCGTCGCAAGGGGTGACGTGAGGAGGGACAGCGACATAGACATCTTCATCCCGATTAGAGTTCCGAGCTACCTCATAGAGCTGGCCCTGGAAGGCCTCGTGAGGAGAAGGAAGATAGTCATGGCGACCCCCTGGCACCTGATAAAGGGCGTGATTGAGATTGACGAGGAAACGACGGTTACCTTTCCTCTAATCGAGCCGACCGACAGGGAGCTGGACTTCTACCGCTGGGGAGGGGCCGTTGATTTGTGGGGCGTCAAGACAAAGGAGCGCGTTCCGGGAGTAAATAAGAAGCTGATTCTGATAATCCCCACCGAAAGGGGACACATCGAGCGCGAAGTCGTTGGAAGGGAGAGCGAGGTGGCGAAAACCCTCGGCGTGAGCGTTGACATCGTTACCGAGCGCGTCCACGTCCTCACGAGGAGGGACGCGATTGGAAGGACAGGCATCTACCTCAACGAGGAGGTTCCGGACTGGATGACCTTTGAGGAGGCCTTGAAGATAATCGCCGACCGCGACCCGAACGTCCGGAGGAAGGTGCGGGAGCGGGGAGGGATTTAG
- the serS gene encoding serine--tRNA ligase produces the protein MLDIKLIREKPEVVKKDLIKRGETEKVKWIDEILELDRKWRENLKKINQLRKERNQLAIQIGKRKKAGEPIDDLLARSNEIVKQIEELEKEVEELRKKIDYYLWRLPNITHESVPVGESDEDNVPIRFWGKAKVWEGFLETFKEQSLGKMEYEVLSWRPRLHVDMLELLRGADLERAAKVSGSRFYYLLNELVILDLALIRFALDKLIEKGFTPVVPPYMVRRFVEEGATTFEDFEDVIYKVEGEDLYLIPTAEHPLAGMHANEILDGKDLPILYVGVSPCFRKEAGTAGKDTKGIFRVHQFHKVEQFVYSRPEESWEWHEKLIANAEEIFQELEIPYRVVNICTGDLGYVAAKKYDIEAWMAGQGKFREVVSASNCTDWQARRLNIRFRDKTHEKPKFVHTLNSTAIATSRAIVAILENHQTEEGVVKLPKALWKYTGFKEILPASMKEKCCQD, from the coding sequence ATGCTCGACATAAAGCTCATCCGCGAAAAGCCCGAGGTCGTCAAAAAGGACCTCATCAAGAGGGGCGAAACCGAGAAGGTCAAATGGATTGACGAAATCCTTGAACTCGACAGGAAGTGGCGCGAGAACCTGAAGAAAATTAACCAGCTCAGAAAGGAGCGCAACCAGCTTGCCATACAGATAGGCAAGCGCAAGAAGGCTGGAGAGCCGATAGACGACCTCCTCGCGAGGAGCAACGAGATAGTGAAGCAGATTGAGGAGCTTGAGAAGGAAGTTGAAGAGCTGAGAAAGAAAATAGACTACTACCTCTGGCGCCTGCCCAACATCACCCATGAGAGCGTTCCCGTCGGTGAAAGCGACGAGGACAACGTGCCAATAAGGTTCTGGGGCAAGGCCAAGGTCTGGGAGGGCTTCCTTGAGACCTTCAAGGAGCAGAGCCTCGGAAAGATGGAGTACGAGGTTTTGAGCTGGAGGCCGAGGCTCCACGTTGACATGCTTGAGCTCCTCCGCGGTGCGGACCTTGAAAGGGCCGCGAAGGTGAGCGGTTCGCGCTTCTACTACCTCCTCAACGAGCTGGTAATACTGGATTTGGCTTTAATCCGCTTCGCCCTCGACAAGCTCATCGAGAAAGGTTTCACCCCCGTCGTTCCGCCCTACATGGTGCGTCGCTTCGTCGAGGAAGGTGCCACCACCTTCGAGGACTTCGAGGACGTTATCTACAAAGTTGAGGGCGAGGACCTCTACCTGATTCCGACGGCAGAGCACCCGCTCGCCGGAATGCATGCCAACGAAATCCTCGACGGAAAAGATTTGCCCATCCTCTACGTCGGCGTTTCACCGTGCTTCAGGAAAGAGGCCGGAACGGCTGGAAAAGACACCAAGGGAATCTTCAGGGTGCACCAGTTCCACAAGGTCGAGCAGTTCGTCTATTCGAGGCCCGAGGAGAGCTGGGAGTGGCACGAGAAGCTCATAGCCAACGCCGAGGAGATATTCCAGGAGCTTGAGATTCCCTACCGCGTCGTCAACATCTGTACCGGCGATTTGGGTTACGTTGCAGCTAAGAAGTACGACATCGAGGCCTGGATGGCGGGCCAGGGCAAGTTCAGGGAGGTCGTTTCGGCGAGCAACTGTACCGACTGGCAGGCGAGGAGGCTTAACATACGCTTCCGCGACAAGACCCACGAGAAGCCGAAGTTCGTCCACACGCTCAACTCGACGGCGATAGCGACTTCGAGGGCAATCGTCGCTATACTCGAGAACCACCAGACGGAGGAAGGCGTTGTAAAGCTCCCGAAGGCCCTCTGGAAGTACACGGGCTTCAAGGAGATTCTGCCCGCGAGCATGAAGGAGAAGTGCTGTCAGGATTGA
- the glp gene encoding gephyrin-like molybdotransferase Glp encodes MAFLKVVPLEKALEVIDSFPLEPEVERVPLGEALGRVLAEDIVSPINVPPFDRATVDGYAVRAEDTFMASESEPVRLKVIGEVNAGDSPDFELKPGESVYISTGAPLPKGADAVIQFEDVDRDGDEVIIYKPAYPGLGVMKAGADIPKGKLLLKKGTRLGFKETALLSAVGFAEVPVFRKPKVAVISTGNELVLPGEELKPGQIYDINGRAIADAVRELGGEAVFLGIAKDDRESLKALIEKGVECCDIVILSGGASGGIRDLTSSIIEELGEVKIHGIAIQPGKPTIIGLIDGKPVFGLPGYPTSCLTNFTLLVAPLLRRLIGRESEVRKVKKRLAHKVFSVKGRRQFLPVRIEGEKAVPILKGSGAVTSFIDADGFIEVPENVEILEAGEEVEVTFFG; translated from the coding sequence ATGGCGTTCCTGAAGGTTGTGCCCCTTGAAAAGGCCCTTGAGGTCATAGACTCCTTTCCGCTCGAGCCTGAGGTCGAGAGGGTTCCTCTGGGCGAGGCCCTCGGCAGGGTTCTTGCAGAAGATATCGTTTCGCCGATAAACGTGCCACCCTTTGACAGGGCCACCGTTGACGGCTACGCGGTTAGAGCGGAGGACACCTTCATGGCGAGCGAGAGCGAGCCCGTCAGGCTCAAGGTAATCGGCGAGGTGAACGCGGGTGACTCTCCAGACTTCGAGCTGAAGCCCGGCGAGAGCGTCTACATCTCCACCGGAGCGCCCCTACCAAAGGGCGCCGATGCTGTGATACAGTTCGAGGACGTTGACCGGGACGGCGACGAGGTAATCATCTACAAGCCCGCCTACCCAGGGCTGGGCGTCATGAAGGCGGGGGCAGACATACCCAAGGGCAAACTCCTCCTCAAGAAAGGCACGAGGCTCGGCTTCAAGGAGACCGCCCTGCTCTCTGCCGTTGGATTTGCCGAGGTTCCGGTCTTCAGGAAACCGAAGGTTGCTGTCATAAGCACCGGGAACGAGCTCGTTCTTCCGGGCGAGGAGTTGAAACCGGGCCAGATTTACGACATCAACGGGAGGGCCATAGCCGATGCCGTCAGGGAACTTGGAGGTGAAGCGGTTTTCCTCGGCATAGCGAAGGACGACCGCGAGAGCCTGAAGGCCCTGATAGAGAAGGGCGTTGAGTGCTGTGACATCGTAATCCTCAGCGGTGGTGCGAGCGGTGGGATAAGGGATTTGACCAGCTCGATAATTGAGGAACTCGGCGAGGTTAAGATACACGGCATAGCGATTCAGCCTGGAAAACCGACGATAATCGGCCTGATAGACGGAAAACCCGTCTTCGGCCTCCCCGGCTACCCGACGAGCTGTCTGACGAACTTCACCCTGCTCGTCGCCCCGCTCCTGAGAAGGCTCATCGGAAGGGAGAGCGAGGTCAGGAAGGTGAAAAAGAGGCTCGCCCACAAGGTCTTCTCGGTGAAGGGCAGGAGGCAGTTCCTCCCGGTGAGGATTGAGGGCGAGAAAGCCGTTCCGATACTCAAGGGGAGCGGTGCCGTCACGAGCTTCATTGATGCGGACGGCTTCATCGAGGTTCCTGAGAACGTGGAGATACTTGAGGCCGGGGAAGAGGTTGAGGTTACCTTCTTCGGCTAA
- a CDS encoding 26S protease regulatory subunit has protein sequence MKVAYSSLLHRYERLYERALEEGNAGKARFFALQCAGLLRKLASEELQFSHYYLKLAEDWEKKAENVEVDVKKRSNGVERLITTSNVTWEDVGGLKEAKKLLAQAVGMTMAKVPGGFKPWRGVLLFGPPGTGKTLLAKALAGSMKATFIGVKVSDVLSKYFGESSKIASSIYALARQKAPSVVFIDEFDALAMKRSSMEDAGRRLLGTILAEMDGFQDSGGVITLASTNAPWDLDEAMLSRFPLRIYVPLPDEEGAREIFAIHLRGLPLRVTLESLARVAVKKLYSGREIANACTFAVLHMLEEMNPELSDPLKVGSIAGKELTIRPLEAKDFRYAFKRVKSPVKRELLKKYERWAKEYGV, from the coding sequence ATGAAGGTGGCTTACTCGTCGCTTCTCCACAGGTACGAGCGCCTCTACGAGAGGGCCCTTGAGGAGGGCAACGCGGGAAAGGCGCGTTTCTTCGCCCTCCAGTGCGCCGGCCTCTTGAGAAAGCTCGCATCCGAGGAGTTGCAGTTCTCGCACTACTACCTCAAGCTGGCCGAGGACTGGGAGAAGAAGGCAGAGAACGTCGAGGTTGATGTTAAAAAGCGCTCGAACGGTGTGGAGAGGCTAATCACTACCTCCAACGTAACCTGGGAGGACGTCGGCGGGCTGAAAGAAGCCAAAAAGCTCCTCGCCCAGGCCGTCGGAATGACTATGGCGAAGGTTCCAGGAGGCTTCAAGCCCTGGAGGGGAGTTTTACTCTTCGGCCCACCGGGGACGGGAAAGACGCTCCTTGCAAAGGCCCTCGCCGGCAGTATGAAGGCCACCTTCATAGGCGTCAAGGTCAGCGACGTCCTCAGCAAGTACTTCGGAGAGTCGAGCAAGATAGCGTCGTCAATCTACGCCCTCGCGAGGCAGAAGGCTCCAAGCGTCGTTTTCATAGACGAGTTCGATGCACTCGCAATGAAGCGCTCCTCAATGGAGGACGCCGGGCGGAGGCTCCTGGGAACAATTTTGGCCGAGATGGACGGCTTTCAGGACTCAGGGGGAGTAATCACGCTCGCCTCGACCAACGCACCCTGGGACCTCGACGAGGCCATGCTCTCCCGCTTCCCGCTCAGGATTTACGTGCCACTGCCGGATGAGGAAGGCGCGCGAGAAATCTTTGCAATTCACCTGAGGGGGCTTCCTCTTCGGGTAACGCTGGAATCCCTGGCGAGAGTGGCGGTGAAAAAGCTCTACTCGGGAAGGGAGATAGCGAACGCCTGCACCTTCGCGGTTCTCCACATGCTGGAGGAAATGAACCCCGAACTGAGCGACCCCCTAAAGGTGGGCTCGATAGCGGGAAAGGAACTCACGATAAGGCCTCTTGAGGCCAAGGACTTCCGCTACGCCTTCAAAAGGGTCAAGAGCCCCGTCAAGAGGGAACTGCTGAAGAAATACGAAAGGTGGGCAAAGGAGTACGGCGTTTAG
- a CDS encoding ATP/GTP-binding protein, producing the protein MILAFIGTAGSGKTTLTAEFGKYLEENGYSVSYVNLDTGVRKLPYRPDIDVRDDVTAWKLMEEGLGPNGAIVRSYDLLVPKVNDYAERIRELDGRSDYVLIDTPGQMETFLFHEFGVKLMEAFPDALGVYLFSPEILRKPTDFCFALFFGLMIDLRLGITTVPALSKIDTASVDELRKYLDDVEYLTARLKLEPSTQGLLAYKLCSTLPELAPPTRVLYLSAKTREGFDELETVAYEHYCTCGDLT; encoded by the coding sequence ATGATTCTGGCCTTCATAGGCACCGCCGGGAGCGGGAAGACAACCCTAACGGCCGAGTTTGGAAAGTACCTCGAGGAGAACGGCTACTCGGTCTCGTACGTCAACCTCGACACGGGCGTTAGAAAGCTCCCCTACCGGCCGGACATCGATGTGCGCGACGACGTTACCGCCTGGAAGCTCATGGAAGAAGGTTTGGGCCCGAACGGGGCGATAGTCAGGAGCTACGACCTCCTCGTTCCGAAGGTCAATGACTACGCCGAAAGAATCCGGGAGCTCGACGGGAGAAGCGACTACGTTCTTATAGACACTCCCGGCCAGATGGAGACCTTCCTCTTCCACGAGTTCGGGGTAAAGCTCATGGAGGCCTTTCCCGACGCCCTCGGCGTCTACCTCTTCTCCCCGGAGATACTGAGGAAGCCGACCGACTTCTGCTTCGCGCTCTTCTTCGGCCTCATGATAGACCTCAGGCTCGGCATAACGACCGTTCCGGCGCTGAGCAAAATAGACACGGCCAGCGTTGACGAGCTGAGGAAGTACCTCGACGACGTTGAATACCTCACGGCGAGGCTCAAGCTCGAGCCTTCCACCCAAGGACTGCTCGCCTACAAGCTCTGCTCAACGCTTCCGGAGCTGGCCCCACCGACGAGGGTTCTCTACCTCTCGGCCAAAACGAGGGAAGGCTTCGACGAGCTTGAGACAGTGGCTTATGAGCATTACTGCACCTGCGGAGACCTGACGTGA
- a CDS encoding L-threonylcarbamoyladenylate synthase: protein MTIVINMRDGLDERKIKVAGRLIIEGKLVAFPTETVYGLGADALNENAVRRIFEAKGRPADNPLIVHIADFNDLKKLAREIPEEAKLLAERFWPGPLTMVLPKREEVPLVTTGGLDTVAVRMPAHPIALALIRASKPISAPSANISGKPSPTLAEHVVDDFYGRIEAIIDGGPTWVGVESTVIDLSSERPTLLRPGGLPLEEIEKVIGPVEIHPAVKGKAVDLARAPGMKYRHYSPNAPVIVVEGPREKVREKIEELVAEYRSKGYRVGVMATEEFEADEFFHLGKTLEDVARNLFRALRELDRRGVDVIIAEGVEERRLGLAVMNRLRKASGYRIIRA, encoded by the coding sequence ATGACGATTGTGATAAACATGCGAGACGGTCTGGATGAGAGGAAGATTAAGGTCGCCGGGAGGCTCATCATAGAGGGAAAGCTGGTCGCGTTTCCAACGGAGACGGTTTACGGTCTCGGTGCAGATGCGCTGAACGAAAACGCCGTGAGGAGGATTTTTGAGGCCAAGGGTAGGCCAGCAGATAATCCGCTCATAGTTCACATCGCAGATTTCAACGACCTTAAGAAGCTCGCGAGGGAGATTCCAGAGGAGGCCAAGCTCCTGGCGGAGAGGTTCTGGCCGGGGCCCCTAACGATGGTCCTGCCGAAGAGGGAAGAGGTTCCGCTCGTTACTACCGGCGGACTCGACACCGTTGCCGTGAGAATGCCGGCCCACCCGATAGCGCTCGCACTTATTAGGGCCAGCAAGCCTATATCTGCTCCTTCCGCCAACATAAGCGGAAAGCCGAGTCCAACCCTGGCGGAGCACGTGGTCGATGACTTCTACGGCAGGATAGAGGCGATAATCGACGGCGGACCAACGTGGGTAGGTGTCGAGTCGACGGTGATAGACCTAAGCTCCGAGAGGCCGACGCTCCTCAGACCCGGTGGCTTACCGCTGGAGGAGATTGAGAAGGTCATCGGCCCGGTCGAGATTCACCCTGCAGTTAAGGGGAAGGCCGTTGACCTCGCGAGGGCGCCGGGAATGAAGTACAGGCACTACTCGCCGAACGCTCCGGTTATAGTTGTCGAGGGGCCGAGGGAAAAGGTTAGAGAGAAGATTGAGGAACTCGTTGCGGAGTACCGCTCAAAGGGCTACCGCGTCGGCGTTATGGCCACCGAGGAGTTCGAGGCCGACGAGTTCTTCCACCTTGGAAAAACCCTTGAAGACGTTGCCAGAAACCTGTTCAGAGCCCTTAGGGAGCTCGACAGGCGCGGAGTGGACGTTATAATCGCCGAGGGAGTTGAAGAGCGGAGACTCGGGCTCGCGGTTATGAACAGGCTAAGGAAGGCTTCGGGTTACCGAATAATTCGCGCTTAG
- the asnB gene encoding asparagine synthase (glutamine-hydrolyzing), which produces MCLIAGGIGEVRERLIRMALAGKHRGPDSFGVWTDGGVLKSNDFSRLGEVPDGKIGILQCRLAMTGSKTFTQPFVNELALVHNGEIYNHIQIRNFLEGRGVSFESDVDTEVILRLIEFLKERGLSFPHSVKEAMRWLEGDYAVAFSDGERIYLFRDPVGIRPLYFSPNGFFASEKKVLWAIGERAIPVEPGELVVLGEGIRRARLFSLECLKGKTLSGESVLKGLENVLDYAVKLRSSQRTGILFSGGLDSTLIAYLASRHSDVVLYTAGTEDSPDLEWARKVSDHFGWELRERVFDLDDVEEAIKKVIFAIEEPNPMNLAIGIPLYFATGLAKRDGVKVLLSGQGADELFGGYAKYIERPELMWEDLLNIAERNLARDDKIAMLNEVEGRFPFLSLPVVGIALRTPGELKIAGGERKVILRRLALRLGVPEWIANREKKAMQYGSRAQKLLEKLAKREGLSLREFAEKLFRETFPNAF; this is translated from the coding sequence ATGTGCCTTATCGCCGGTGGAATCGGTGAGGTCAGGGAGAGGCTCATAAGGATGGCCTTAGCCGGAAAGCACCGCGGGCCAGACAGCTTCGGCGTCTGGACGGACGGGGGAGTTCTCAAGTCGAACGACTTCTCGAGGCTGGGCGAGGTTCCAGACGGAAAAATAGGCATCCTTCAGTGCAGATTAGCTATGACCGGTTCAAAAACCTTCACACAGCCCTTTGTTAACGAGTTAGCCCTCGTCCACAACGGCGAAATCTACAATCACATCCAGATTCGGAATTTCCTTGAGGGGAGGGGTGTTTCCTTCGAGAGCGACGTTGACACGGAGGTGATACTTCGCCTAATCGAGTTTTTGAAGGAAAGGGGTTTGAGCTTCCCCCACTCAGTCAAGGAGGCGATGCGCTGGCTTGAGGGCGACTACGCGGTGGCCTTCTCCGACGGAGAGAGGATTTATCTGTTCAGGGACCCGGTGGGGATAAGGCCCCTCTACTTCTCGCCCAACGGCTTCTTCGCCAGCGAGAAGAAGGTTCTCTGGGCGATTGGAGAGAGGGCAATTCCAGTCGAACCCGGTGAACTCGTCGTTCTGGGAGAAGGAATCCGGCGCGCGAGACTGTTCTCACTGGAGTGCCTGAAGGGAAAGACTCTCTCGGGTGAGAGCGTTCTAAAGGGACTTGAAAACGTCCTTGACTACGCGGTAAAGCTTAGGAGCTCCCAAAGGACGGGGATACTCTTCTCCGGCGGGCTTGACAGCACGCTCATCGCCTATCTTGCGTCGAGGCACTCGGACGTTGTTCTCTACACGGCAGGAACCGAGGACAGTCCGGATTTGGAGTGGGCGAGGAAGGTTTCCGACCACTTCGGCTGGGAGCTGAGGGAGAGGGTTTTCGACTTGGACGACGTTGAAGAGGCCATCAAAAAGGTCATCTTCGCCATAGAGGAACCGAACCCGATGAACCTCGCCATAGGGATTCCCCTCTACTTCGCCACCGGACTCGCTAAAAGGGACGGCGTAAAGGTTCTTCTGAGCGGGCAGGGGGCGGACGAGCTCTTCGGGGGCTACGCGAAGTACATCGAGAGGCCCGAGCTCATGTGGGAAGACCTGCTCAACATAGCCGAGCGGAACCTCGCGCGCGATGACAAGATAGCGATGCTCAACGAGGTCGAAGGGCGCTTCCCGTTCCTCTCGCTCCCGGTCGTCGGCATAGCCCTAAGGACTCCGGGCGAGCTCAAGATAGCAGGAGGGGAGAGGAAGGTAATCCTCCGGAGGCTTGCTTTAAGGCTCGGAGTCCCGGAGTGGATAGCGAACCGGGAGAAGAAGGCCATGCAGTACGGTAGCAGGGCGCAGAAGCTCCTTGAAAAGCTCGCGAAGAGGGAAGGACTCTCGCTGAGAGAATTTGCCGAAAAGCTCTTCCGCGAGACCTTTCCAAACGCTTTTTAA
- a CDS encoding glycosyltransferase family 4 protein: protein MRILMVGHYPPHGGGVARHLDNLVRELRKRHEVHVLTYGPVKPRDFEKDLVHQVRVPPVYGLRGTSFAFLGAGKIVELHRRFGFDIIHAHFVGTTSFAGVLAKERLSLPLVVTAHGSDLEHTAKLTLGRLYVRKSLEMADAVIAVSHYLAKLAQRLGAENVRVIPNGVERLEEIPAERRYITFIGAFREYKSPETFIELARHFPGEEFLVVGDGPLRKELEENAPGNVRFLGYRKDVDRILSESKLLVLPSKREGFGLVILEANFLGLPAIGRRVSAIPELIREGKSGLTFESFDELVEAVRTLLEPKVNRKVGTIGRRVARFYSWKKVAIEVEALYESLTG, encoded by the coding sequence ATGAGAATCCTCATGGTCGGCCACTATCCACCTCACGGCGGGGGCGTCGCGAGGCACCTCGACAACCTCGTCCGGGAGTTGAGAAAGAGGCACGAGGTTCATGTTCTCACCTACGGCCCGGTCAAGCCGAGGGACTTCGAGAAGGACTTAGTTCATCAGGTCAGGGTTCCGCCGGTTTACGGGCTGAGGGGGACGAGCTTCGCATTCCTCGGCGCGGGGAAGATAGTGGAACTCCACCGGCGCTTCGGGTTCGATATAATTCACGCCCACTTCGTTGGAACGACCAGCTTCGCCGGCGTTCTGGCGAAGGAGAGGCTCAGCCTTCCGCTCGTGGTCACTGCCCACGGAAGCGATTTGGAGCACACTGCAAAGCTAACCCTCGGCCGGCTCTATGTCCGGAAGAGCCTTGAGATGGCGGACGCCGTTATAGCGGTCAGCCACTACCTCGCCAAGCTCGCCCAGAGACTTGGAGCAGAAAACGTCAGGGTAATCCCCAACGGCGTTGAAAGGCTGGAGGAAATCCCGGCGGAGAGGAGGTACATCACCTTTATCGGGGCATTCAGGGAGTACAAGTCGCCCGAAACCTTCATCGAGCTCGCGAGGCACTTTCCGGGGGAGGAGTTCCTCGTCGTCGGTGACGGTCCGCTGAGGAAGGAGCTTGAAGAGAACGCCCCGGGCAACGTCCGTTTCCTCGGATACAGGAAAGACGTGGACAGAATCCTGTCGGAAAGCAAGCTTCTCGTCCTCCCCTCGAAGAGGGAAGGCTTCGGCCTCGTGATTTTGGAGGCCAACTTCCTCGGTCTTCCGGCCATCGGAAGAAGGGTAAGCGCGATTCCAGAGCTGATACGGGAGGGAAAGAGCGGACTGACCTTTGAGAGCTTTGACGAGCTCGTTGAGGCCGTGAGAACGCTCCTCGAGCCGAAGGTGAACCGGAAGGTCGGGACAATTGGAAGGCGCGTCGCCCGGTTCTACTCATGGAAGAAGGTCGCGATTGAGGTTGAAGCCCTTTACGAGTCCCTCACGGGATAG
- a CDS encoding type II toxin-antitoxin system VapC family toxin, with product MKSFMVDSTILVEHLKGNPEATEILEAIVEENVAGYINETVASEVIFIYLKFTTGRSFRTLKKRPELVKAVRKEPVYELLSLFRFLETNEFIFNISKELIEKYGLLPNDALIGATALFYKLDGIITLDEDFTELGRKENLHIVSSKEELLGLLG from the coding sequence ATGAAGAGCTTTATGGTTGACTCGACGATTCTCGTAGAGCACCTGAAGGGAAACCCAGAGGCAACAGAAATACTCGAAGCGATTGTTGAGGAGAACGTGGCTGGATACATCAACGAAACTGTAGCGTCTGAAGTCATTTTTATCTACCTAAAGTTCACAACGGGCAGGAGTTTTAGAACGCTAAAGAAAAGGCCAGAACTCGTTAAAGCAGTTAGAAAAGAGCCAGTTTATGAGCTTCTCTCGCTGTTTCGGTTCCTCGAAACTAACGAGTTTATCTTCAACATATCAAAAGAGCTCATTGAGAAGTATGGCCTTTTGCCCAACGACGCCCTTATCGGTGCAACAGCGCTCTTCTACAAACTTGACGGGATAATAACCCTTGATGAGGATTTCACGGAGCTTGGCCGAAAAGAGAACCTCCACATCGTATCCTCGAAAGAGGAACTTTTGGGTCTCTTAGGTTAG